The following is a genomic window from Pelobacter seleniigenes DSM 18267.
TTTTGTCAACCAAGGCCTGGCAATTCTGGTAAGCTATCGCGGTTGGGATGCGTGTTAAAAGGAGTTCAGTATGAACATGAAACCAGCGGGAGCGGGGAAGAGCAGTTTTGATCTGCTGGCCGGGAATAAGGCATTTGACTTGATGGCGATCAAGGTTGGTTCCAGTTTTCTTGATCTGGCCTGTGGCTTTGGCCGCTACAGTCTGTTTGCGGCCGATCTGGTCGGGCCGAGCGGGCAGGTCCATGCCCTCGATCTTTGGGAAGAGGGGATTCTGCAATTACAGCAGCAGGCCGCGCAGGAACAGAAGGCGAACATTACGGCCCTGGTTGGTGATATTGCCGGTATCCCGTTGTCAGCGGCTTCCGTCGATTGTGCGCTGCTGGCCACTGCGTTGCATGACGTTGCGCAGCCGCAACGGGCGGCCGTGATTAGGGGGGTGCACCGGGTGTTGAAACCCGGGGCGCACTTCTGTGTGATTGAATTCAAGCGGCGGCAGGACGGCCCCGGACCGCCCTTGGCCATCCGCCTCGCTCCTGCGGATGTGGAAACCCTGGTCCTGCCGGCAGGGTTTGAGACTGTTGCCAGTGAATCAGTGGGGGAGGCCCTGTATCTGCTCAAATTTCGAAAAAAAACCTAATGAGCGTTCGGCTGAGGCACCTCCTGGCAGGGATGCGCCTCAGCCGAACGGCCAAAAGTGCTCTGATCTCTGTTCTGCTCATTTTCAACCTGAGCAGGCGCCATTTACCCGATGGAAGCTGGCAGCGGCCAATCGGTTTCATAGCCGGGCGGGTAGAAATTTTCTTTGCAGCGGTTGAAGTAGCCGTACTGAATCCGGGGGATTTCCCGCTTGATCCGGTCCAGCATGGTTTTCATGCCGATCCCTTGCCCCTCGGCGCCCATGGCGCGCCAGTACATTAACGGATCGATACTCAGATTGCGCATCTGAATCAGATCGATACCGATCTCTTCGATGACTTCCTGCAGGCGCTCAACTTCGTCTTCGCGGTCGCTGATGCCTGGAAAGACCAGGTAGTTCAGCATGGTGAACATGCCGTGCTGCTTGGCACGGCGCGCGGATTCCATGACATCGCTGAAACGGTAGTGGCGGGGGCGGTAGTAGGCGTTGTAAAAGCGCTCCTGGACTGAGTTGAGGGAAATCCGGATCGAATCGACTCCGGCCTTGGCCAGCTTGTCAATAGCATCCGGTATGGAGGCATTGGAGTTGAAGTTGATGGTTCCGCGGGTGGTCTGTCGGCGCATTTCCCGGACCGCGGCGGCAATGGTATCGGTCTGCAGGATCGGATCTCCTTCACAGCCCTGGCCGAAGGAGACAATGGCATTCTCCGCGTGCTGCAAGTGCGGAACTGCAACCTGGCAAATTTCTTCGACCGTCGGTACAAAATCCAGCCGATCCTGGCTGGACTGACAGGCTTTGGGTTCTTCTTGATAGGAAATGCAGCCCAGGCACTGGGCGTTGCAGGCCGGTGAGGTGGGCAGGGGCGCTTCCCAGCGACCGAAAAACAGATTTTTTGCGGCAAAGCAATGGTAATCGAGGGCGCAGCGCGACAGTTGCACCACCAGTCGATTCTCCTGCTGCTCGGCAACCCGGCGGCGTACCAGCGGATCCAGCAACCGATCGTCAAAGTATTGCGGTTCCCATTGACGATTACGGTCGACCCGGACCGCGGCCACGTAAAAGCGCTCTTCTTCGACACACCAGCCGACCGCGGTATAGGACCAGAGGGTGAGTTCAACCTTTTTTTGGGTATAGTCTGCCGCGGGCAGAAGAGTGCGGGTGAAGGCTGGCGTGACAAAGGCTGAAACCGCCTGGACAGGACCGCCGCCCCAGCTTTTCGGTAACGCGGTCAAGGTTTTCCGCTCGCCGCTGCGGCGATCAAAACCGATCGGTGGAGTATCGGGAATGGTGAACAGGCGGCTGCCTTCCGGGAGGGGAATCAGTTCGTCTGCTTGCGGGCGGCAACAACTGGTTCCGTTCATTCCCGCCATTAGCAGTTCGGGGTATTCAAAGACTTCACCGGTGGCGTCAGCGACAACGGTCAGAAATGTTTTTGTTCGGCTCATTGACGTTTATCCTTTCATGTCGGCGGAGAATATCATAACCGCTGCAGCGCGACAATTTCTCATTGACAGCGGCGAAGGGCCGGGTATTCTGCGCACATGAAAATCCTTTTGACGACCCTGCACAGCAAATATGTCCATGCCAGCCTCGCGCTGCCTTATTTAAAGGCCTATTGCCAGGATATCTGTCCGGATATGGCGATCCGCGAATATTCTGTCAACGAGCCAAAAGAGGTGGTTCTGGCACAAATGATGAGCCTTCACCCCGAGGTGATTTGCTTCTCTGTATATCTGTGGAATCGTTGTGCCACCCTGGACCTGGCGGCCTGCGTCCGGCGCATCGACCCCGCTATCAAAATTGTCCTGGGGGGCCCGGAAGTCTCTTTTGAGGAGGATAGCTTTTTCGACCGATTTGAGGTGGATGCCATTATTCGCGGGGAAGGGGAGATCCCGCTGCGCCATCTGCTTGCTGCCTGGCAAAATGATCGGCTACCTGCTGCGTTTCCGGGACTGCAGTTGCCTGCAGTTCAAAATCCTGCCGATACCAGTCTGCTTGCATCCCTGGATGCTATCCCCTCTCCGTTTCAGGCCGGTCTGGTTGATTTGAGCAAAGGGCTGGTCTATTTTGAGAGCAGTCGCGGTTGCCCCTATTCCTGCAGCTTCTGTATGAGTTCACTGGATGAGCGGGTGCGGTCATTTTCTATGGAGCGGATCCAGGTCGATTTGCTGCTGTTGCTGCAGAGCCGGGTCGCCCTGATCAAATTTGTCGACCGGACTTTTAACTATGATCCGGCCCGGGCCTATCAGCTGTTTTCTTTTATCCTGGCCAATAATATCGCCAGCCAATTTCATTTTGAAATCGGTGCCCATCTGCTTGATGAACAAACATTGCGGCTGCTGGAGCAGGTTCCTCAGGGGGTGTTTCAGTTTGAGATCGGTGTCCAATCGACTCTGCCGGAAACCCTGCAGTTGGTCAGACGGCAGGCCTCGCTGGATAAGCTGGAGCAGAACATTCGCCGCCTCAAGCAGCGGACCGCAGTCCATGTGCATCTCGATCTGATTGCGGGGCTGCCAGGTGAAAGCTACCGACAGTTTCTGCACTCGGTCGATCGGACCTGCGCCCTCGGCCCCGATCACCTGCAGTTGGAACCAGTCAAGTTGTTACCGGGAGCACCGCTACGCGCCCAGGCGAAGACCTGGGGCATCCGCTTCGATCCGCAGCCGCCTTATACGATCCTGGCGGCGGACTCCATCTCTTTCGACGAGTTGGAACGGATCCGGGGGATCGGCCGCCTGCTGGATCTGGTCGTGAACAGCGGGCGCTTTCAGCACAGTCTGAACGGTCTGCAGGCTCTGGGTTTGTCGGTTTCAGCGGTTCTTGAAGGGCTTGACCGGTTCTGGCGGGACAATGATCTTTACCGGCAAGGGCGTTCTTTACGGGCGCTCTATTTTGAAATCGATGGTTATCTGAAAAAGAACTTCTCAGGACTGGAACTGATGCGGTTGCGGGAATCCCTGGGGCGGGATTTTGCCAGCCATGAGCGGGTGGTCAGTGGCTCGGCCCCGGATTTTTTCGACGTCAAGCTGACCGCTGCGGAAGCTGCTGCGGTTAAGCAATGTCTCAAAGCAGAGTTGGATCGCCTCGAACGCCAGGGGAAAATCCAATATTTTGCCGCTGCGTTTCAACATCTGCCGGATTATCCCGCCGGCCGGACTCTTCTGCTGTTTCTTTATCACAGCAAAACCGCAAGCGGCCTGGACGTGAAGGAACTTGCGGTGCGCTGATTCCTGAACGGTCTGACCGCCGGACAGGTCCACGACCTGTCCGGCGTCTTTTTTGCTGCTGCTACTTCTTGGCGCCGCAGGCCACTTCCACCCGGCGGTTGAGGGCTCTTCCTGCGGCCGTGTCATTGCTTGCTACCGGTTTGTCTTCGCCGAATCCGCGGGCGGTCATGCGCACGGCGGGGATGGCGAATTTCTCGATCAAGCGGTTTTTGACCGCTGTGGCCCGCTGAACAGACAGTTTCTGGTTGTATTCCGCGGCACCGCTGCTGTCCGTGTGGCCGTCGATATAAACCATATTGCCCGGATATTCGTTGATACACTGGGCGGCTTTGGCAATTTCTCCGTCATATTCAGGTCCGACCTTGCTGCTGTCATGACCGAAGTTGATCCTCAGGGTCAGAGTGGTCGGGCAGCCATGCGTATCGACGGAAACCCCGGCTGGGGTATCGGGGCACTGGTCAAGATAATCGAAAACCCCGTCCTTATCGCTGTCCAGGGGACATCCATCGGCATCGACCGGAGCGCCGGCCGGAGTTCCCGGACATTTATCCAGGTAGTCGTACACGCCGTCCCCATCAGTATCCAGCGGGCATCCGTTGCGATCAACCGCGACCCCGGCGGGAGTTCCCGGGCATTTGTCGAGCTGGTCATAGACCCCGTCCTTATCGCTGTCCAGGGGGCAGCCGTTCATATCAACCGGGGTTCCGGCGGGAGTTCCCGGGCATTTGTCAAGGTAGTCGTAGACCCCGTCTTTATCACTGTCAAGCGGACAGCCGTTATTGTCGACGGCAACGCCGACCGGAGTGTTCGGGCAGCGGTCGATGTTATCAAATACGCCGTCGCCGTCACTGTCGACCGGAACGGCCGCAGGTTTGGGTTCCGGAGCACTGATCGGCTCGGCTTTGGGAGCCGGACGACCAAGCTGAAAGGTGAGCCCCACCGAGTACTGCAAGCTGTTGTCTGGCTCGGGGAAATCCAACAGGTGGCGAACATCGGCGCGCAGGGCGATGAGATCGTCAAGAATAAAATATTTCACCCCGATACCGTAATCGATCAACAGGTGTTCGCGGCTGCTGCCGTTATCCGGATCCGAAGTTATCGCCCCCAGACCGGCTGCCAGATAGGGGACCAGTTTCCCCTTGGGCCAGAGGTGATACAGGCCGTCCAGGCGATAGGTTTCAATAGTCGAGTCCGGTGCCGAGGAAGGATCGCCATCGGCATTTGTACGGGTGTAGACGGCTTCCAGTGACCAATTCTCGGTCAGGTTGTAACCGAGACCAAGCCCCCAGAAGTCGCTGTCATCCAGCGGCAGGTTTCCCTCGAATAAATGGCCGCCATAAAAAGGCGTCAGGGTGAATGCATTGGGCAGGTTTGCCGCCTGGGCGGTTAACCCAAGGCCACAGCACAAAGCGATAAGGAACAGAATTTTTTTTAGCATATTGCAGTCCTCCTTGATGGAATCACGGGATTTTCTCGAAAGGAAATAAAACTCAGGCCGACATTCTCATTAGAATATCAGCCTGAGTCTTATATTCAAGGCCTGCAATCGAATCAGCCTTCTTTATTTTGTTCTTTGCGGATATTGTGGGGTCTCCGGCGACCCGCGCAGCAACTACTTTAGCCAGAGGAAACATTCCGCGGCTTCGACCTGATCAAGGGCATCCGCGTCGCTGAAGAAATCCTGCCATAACTCTAGACAGAACTCGCAGAAAAACAGACATTGAGGGTTAAGCTCGGCAACGGTCGCATGCAGGTTGCGAGCAAAACTTTCCCACCTGGAATCATCAGTGACAGTCATTGCCGCGAGGTCGGCAAGGCAATTTTTATCTAGCGGGTTTGCGGCAAAGGGTTCCCCGAGCAGACGCTGGGCAACGGCGGTCATGAAAATGCCGGACAGGGTCAGTTGCTGAGCCTCTTCGTCTGCAGGGTCGGGGAGAGTGAAGGGGAGGGCTGTCGTGAACAGAAGCTCCAGCGCTTCGACCTGGGTGAGGCGACGGTCCACCAGCTCAAGGTCCTTGATTGAGGTCAGCTTCTGCAGCTGGCTTGGTGTTTCTGCTCCGGGAGCGCGATAAAACAGCGCTGGTTGTTCGAGCAGCGAGTCGATAAACAACAATTCCGGGTAATCCACAAACGGATAGATCGGGCCTTTTGCCAGGGTTTGCGCTCTGGCCTGGCGTTTTTTGATCAGGCTATGGCCTAACTGGAACAGGTGCAGCAGGTAAGTACTGTGGATGATCTGCTCGGCTTTACCGATATCGTTTCCGGCCAGATATTCCAGGGCCAGATTGAGGGTGTCATAGATACCCTGAACCGCTTGTGCTACGTCTTGAGGCGAGGCCAGGTCGGCCCGGTCGGCGCTCATTTTGCGGTTGGTCAGATGCATCAGTTCGCAAGCTGTTTCATGATCAATGCCAGCCGCAAGGATGTCTGCCAGCAGATGCTCGGGTTGGGCCTGGACCAACAAGGCAAGCGGGTTCTGCAGATCCTCCGCTTCCAGGGCAAAGTTGCTTTTTCCTCCCGGAACAAAGCTTTCCGGGTCAAGATAGCCGTAAATACTCCGGGCTTCCTGGTGGGGAATGATACCGAGGTCCAACAGGCGATTGTTGCGGGCCTGATAAATCTCTTCTTCCAGGGCAGTGAGATTTTCGCTACGGATCATTTCCATCAGCAGCAGATAGCTTTCCTGTTCCCGGTCCTGCCAGAGTTTCAGCATGGCACCGATGATTTTTGCGGCATCTTCACTGTGGTAATCAATGTCGTAAAGGGATTCCAGGCGCCTGGCGTTGTCAGCATCATCATCGTCGTAGGCTTCGATGCCGCGAATGATGGTCAAATGTTTTTTCAGGAACAGGGCCAGTACCTCAGGTTCGATTTGGCGGACCAACTGGCAGAGTTTTTCTTCACCGCATTGAGCCAGCAACTCCAGCCAACGGAGGGAGAGGACCGGACTCAACATGTCTCCATCCCAGCAGTCCAGGTCGAGCAGCAGGGTGATCTGTTCTGGACTGCTCAGGGCAAGGAGTTCCAGGGAATCTGTTGCACCAAGCAGATTGACCGTCAGATAGAGTTCCTGGGGATGAAGCAGGGGGACCAGGCGTTCGGCTTTTTGCGAATTGAGCAGCAGGTCGTATTTTTGTTTGCCCTGGGCGTTTCTGATCAGTGCCAATTGTTCCCGCGGTGTCAGGGCAGCGTATTCTGTGGGAGATATTTCCCTTTCTCCCTGGCGTAATACGGTGAGATGTCCCACCCGGCGTTCCGGGGGTAGTATTATCTTTGTCATATCTCGACTCCCTGTCAAAAATTGGTTCAAAAGGCCGCTACTTTAAAGCAGGGGCCGGAATTGTGCAATCATCATTAGCAGGATCAGAGCTCTCCTGATTTCAATGGTGGCACCGGGTGAGCGGTTTTACTTCATTTTCAGCACGGTAGTTGTTAACCTGATGCCGAAGAATTGTCATCCGTTAGCAAATGGTGCCCCTCGATACCATCTGATGATACCAATTGGGGTTGTTGATCGACGATAGAGGCTCCGGTGCGCAAGCTGTTTAACCGTTTTTCCATAAAAACCAAACTCTCACTGCTGGTCCTGACCATCTGTACTGTGCTGCTGGTGGTGATCAGCAGCGTCCTGTTGGTGACTGAATTTTACGCGCGCCAGGTCGCCTTGAAACAGAATATCAGAATCCTGGCAACTTCGTTGACCGAACAGCTCTGGCGACCACTATTACTGGAAAAATATGCTGAGGCCGAAACCTTGCTCGGGTCGTTGAATCGGCAGCGGAATATTCAGGCCGCCTACCTGTTCGACCGTACGGGGATCCCGGTGGCTGAATATCTGTCATACGATCGAAGTCGTATCACCATCCCGGCGCTTGAGAGGGATTTCTCTCAAAAAGGACAAGGTCAAGCAGGGACACTCCCTGTGGTTCAGGAAAAACTGTATTTAAAAGCGCATTACTTCAGTTCTTTTACACCGGTTAATTTCGATGGTCGCCAGATCGGAACCCTCTATCTGTTAAGCGATCTCGACAGCTTTTATGCCGGCCTTGGAGCCATCATCGGTGGGGTCTGCTGCGCTTTTGTGTTGTTGGGCTGTTTCTCCTGGATCTTGGCCGGCCTGCTCCAAAAGCCGGTCTCCGATCCGTTGCTGCGCCTGGCCACGCTGATGAAGCAGATTTCCCAGGAAAAAGATTATTCGGTCAGGGCCTTTGTGACCAGCCAGGATGAAATTGGGGCTCTGGTCAAGGGGTTCAACGGTATGCTGGCGCAGATTGAAAGGCATCAGCGGCAACTGAACCATCATCGGCAGAACCTTGAAAAAACGGTGGCTGCCCGAACTGCTGAGCTGCAGTTCGCCCTGGGCGAACTTGAGATCGCCCGGAACCAGGCTGACGCAGCTAACGCCGCCAAATCGGACTTCCTTTCGCGGATGACTCATGAACTCAGGACTCCATTGATCGGAGTGCTGGGCATGAATGAATTGCTGACCCGGACCAGCCTGACCGAACAGCAGAAGATGCTGGTTGATACAGTGCAAAGCTCCGGCGAGGAGCTGCTACGCTTGATCAGTGATGTTCTCGATTTCTCCCGTATTGAAGCCGGAAAAATGAATCTCCAGCCGGTTCCTGTCGAGCTGTTTCGCATCATTGAGAGCATTGTTGAACTACTCGCCCCTCAGGCGCGGGAAAAAAACATTACTCTGGCTTGCCAGATCCCCCTCGATTCCACCTGGCGGGTCAAAGTCGATGAGGTAAGGATGAGGCAGATCCTCATGAACCTCATCGGCAATGCCCTTAAATTCACTCGGCAAGGTTCCGTCATTGTCACCCTTTCCTGCCGAGAGCTGTCCGGTGGGGAAGGGGTCTTTACGATAGAGGTTGAGGACACTGGCTGCGGCATGGATGAGACCGCCTCCCGGCAGATCTTTGACGTTTTTTATCAGGCTGAAAACTCGGATACGCGGGCCAATAAAGGCGCCGGGCTGGGCCTGGCTATTGTCAAACAGCTGGTTGATTTAATGGCAGGACGCATAGAATTTTCTTCCACACCGGGCAAGGGCACTCTGTTCCGGGTTACTGTGCAATTGCCGTTGTTGGAAAAAGTTGATTTCAGACTGCCGGATGAGGCCATTGCTACGCCGCTCTTGCTCTGTGCCGAACCACGCGCTGACTTTAATATCCTACGCAGCTATCTCGATCAGCTGGGCTGTCGGTCGGTGGTGGCTGAAAATGCCGCTGATGTTTTCTATCAACTCAGTTCAGCCAGGCGTCGTGGCGAGTCTTTCCAACTGCTGTTGGTCGGGCAAATGGTTTGTCTGCCTGATGGCCGGCCGCTGTTTCAGGCCTTGCGGGAGGATGAATACAATCATGATTTGCGGCGTATTGTGATTTGGAACGATCACAGCCGGGTCGTTCCCATGCTCTCGGGCGAGACCCGTTTGAGCGGGCCACTGACATGGTCCGGTCTGGTCGATGCCATCCGGCAGAGTCATCATCAGCTGCATCTTGTAACGGGTAAGAAGCAACCCGAGGTTACGGCGGAGCAGGTGTCGACAGAAAGTGCTCCGCGCATCATGGTCGTCAGTTCCAACATTCCCAGCCGTGAGCTGCTGCGTCTACAGTTGTCCAGGGTCGGTTTTGCGGCGGATGTTGCCGGGAATGTAAATCTTCTGGGCGAACTGCAATCTTATGTCATGGTTATTTACGATCTGCCTCATTTGAACGAAGGTGACCTCCTGCAATTTTTGGCCGACCTTAAGGAACCAAGGCCCCTGACCGTTGTGCTGGCAGAGAAAGGCCTGCCGCCCGCAATGTCTTCCCACGTCGATGAATGCCTGCTTAAGCCGTTTGACATGGCTTCTCTTGAGCGGATCCTGGCGCCGTTGCAAAAGGCCGCTACCGCGGGAGATGACGGAGAAAGGGGCCATTGATGAAAATCAGTAAGCTGGTTGTATTATTTCTGGCCCTGGCCGGGCTGCTGGGGGCGGTGCTGGTTGCTGTCTGGTATTGGCCGACGCGTTTTTCTCAGGAAGAGCTGAGTCTGACCTTTGTTAAGGCCGCACCGATGTCGGGAGGAGGTTCCCAACTGACCCTGGATTTGACTGGCACGGGTTTTGATCGGGAAACCTCTGTTAATCTGTTGGTGAGCATTGATAACAACCAGGCGGTGGTCGGCTCTTTTCCTTTGCCCGGGATTTTTAACGAAAGCCTTGTTTATGGCCACATGCTTTATCTGGGCAGCAATAACGATGGACTCAAAGTTCTTGATTTAAGCAATCCCAGACAACCGCGACTGCTTGGCGACTATTTGGCGGGGCGCCGAGTGGTCCATATCAACCGGTCCGGAGAGCTGATGTTTGTCGCCCATGGCAAGCTCGGTGTATCGGTCATGAAAATCCAGCCGGATGGGTTGCTGACGCATGCAGCGGATATCCCGACCAGGCATATCATTACCAAGACCATCTATCGGGACGGTTTGCTCTATGCAGCTGCCGGAGATGACGGCCTGCTGGTGTTCGATGTGACGCAATTATCCCATATCCATTTGGTTAAACAGATGGCCGCAGGCGAGTTTATTACCGATCTGGCGATGTCCGGGGATTTTCTTTTTCTGGTGTCGCCACACCTGAGCGGGCTGAAAATTATCGATCTCAGGACTCCTGAACGGACGAAAGTCATGCCGACTTTCCCGCTGGCGGAAACCCCCAGGCAGATCACGTTCATGAACGATCTGCTGTATGTTGCGACCTCGCACGGTATTTCGGTTTTTGCTGTCGAGTCAGCAGGGCGATTGGTCTTTAAGCAGCATCTGACGGACTTCGTTTCTGCCGAAAAACTTTTTTTCGGCAACCAGCGGGTCTATATCTCTGATAGCTCTTCAGCTGTACGTATTCTGGATTTGCCACGGGGGCGGTTGTCCGATGGTTATCTGTTTGCAAGCGAGATTCGCTCAATTGCCGAGTCTGGTGACTATTTATATGTGGTCGGATCAAATACCGGCATTCTGATTGTTGAAAGTAAGGCGCTGATTCAAAAAAGCTCTGTCAAGTTGATTGATACTCCAGGCGACGCCCACGATATTCTGGTCCGTGATGGGGTGATGTATGTAGCCGATGGGCGCAGAGGCGTTGCGCTGACCGAACTCGCAGCTGCGGGCAAGGCATTGCATGGGTTCAGCTCCTTCTGGGGGCAGGCGCTGCTTGCCAAAGGTGATCTGCTGTTTGTCGCCCACGGTAAACAGGGGATCGGCGTGTACGATCTTTCCCGGCCCCGCTCGCCTGTTGCCATTGGGCGGTGGCCAACGCTGCCGGCGCGACAACTGGCCATGGTTGGCCGGTATCTGGTGGTTGCCAACGGAATCGATGGTCTGAGCTGTATCGATTATGCAGATATCGAGGCCCTTTTGGTGCGCGATTCTCTCTCCGATCTGCAGCCTCTGCAAATCTATTCGAGCGGCAGTCTGCTTTACGTCACCACCAAAAATAAAGGCTTGGCCATCTTCGAGTTGTCCACGGACGGACATTTCATGCTCCTCAGTACGCTGAATCTGCCGTTTCCAATGAATTATTTCGATCTGCCGGCAGGCATCGAGGTTGCCGCTGGTATCGCCTATATCGCGGACGGCCGTTCCGGGTTACTGGTGGTCGATGTCAGCCAGCCGGGCAAGCCGGAAATTTTGGCCTCGATGGCCCTGCCGGGCGAAAGCAAAGGGCTACTGGTCAGCGGTGGCATGGCCTATGTGATCAGTGGGCAGTACGGCGTGACGGTCGTCGATATTCAACGTCCGGCCAAGCCACGGGTCGTGGGGAGGTATAAAGTAGCGGGACTGTCCCGCAGGCTGGCCCAGGACAATGGTTACCTCTATTTGACGCGCAGTAAGGGCGGAGTTCTGGTGGTTCCTCTACCGGTCCCGGCTGAGAAGATTGAGTTGATCTCAAATGAGCATCTGCGCGCCAGCTTTCCCGCGCCGACGGTCCCGGGCGCATATGATCTGCAGGTCGGTCGCAGAGCCGAGTTGGTTATTGAACAGGGGTATTTGGATTATCCGTGACCTGTCAATTAAAAACGCAGGTCGATTCCAGCCCAGATCTGTCTACCAAGTTCGTATTCGTAGCCGTAACGACCGGATTGATACGATCTTTTTAACTTTTTATCAAACACATTGAAAATATCGAGCGAAAAAACGCATGCGTAGCTTTGGTAGGGAACTTCCCAACTGATCTTCCAGTCGAAGGTCACCGCACTGTGGGTGATTTTTTTTTCATAGATATAAGGGTCGGTCTGATCAGGGTTGACTTCACTCGGCTTGGTTGCTCCGGTATTATTCAACCGCCAGTATCTGCCGCGATATTTCGTCGTGTTTGTCAGTGTGACTCCATAGGGCAAACGGACACTGTAGATTAGATTGGCCACCATCGGACGGTTGAAATCCAGCCGAGGGATTTCATATTTGTAGAGCTCTTTGCCGTCGTACCAGATGGTCTCGGACAATTCCTGGTACGAAAATGAGACGTCATAATCCTCGTTGGTCGTGGTGGTCTGTTGCCAGGTTGCATTGATTTCAAAGAAATGGCGATTCCAGGAGCGCTGCCAGGCAAGCTGATAGCTTTCATGCTCCGATCGTCCGGAATTGATCAGCAGATAAATATCGGGTTCAGCTCCCGGTGTTGAAACTCTTTCCCGAGCAAATTCATGTTTGCTGATTTTTTTTATGTATTGGGCTTTCAGTTCACCACCGAACAGTTTCTGGATGATGCCTGCCGTGGTTTCATCGGTGTAAGGGGTGTCAACATGATCGACGTCATAGGTAAAAGGTGTCGATGAGCTCCAGTCGGAATCACTGTTACCGGCAGTGGTACGGAGCTGGTTTTCGGTAACGATCGCGCCATAAAGAGCCTGGGTCAGCAGGGTTCCACTGTAATAGCGGTTTTGGCCGGCGAACAGGATGGTGTCGCCAGTACCGAAGAGGTTGAGGGCAGTTGACAGCCTGGGCGCAATGTTTAAGTTCTCAGTGAAATTATCGTAGGAGGCCCTGACCCCGGGGAACAGTTCCAGGCGCCGCCAGGCCATTGAATCCTGCAGA
Proteins encoded in this region:
- a CDS encoding HAMP domain-containing histidine kinase, which gives rise to MRKLFNRFSIKTKLSLLVLTICTVLLVVISSVLLVTEFYARQVALKQNIRILATSLTEQLWRPLLLEKYAEAETLLGSLNRQRNIQAAYLFDRTGIPVAEYLSYDRSRITIPALERDFSQKGQGQAGTLPVVQEKLYLKAHYFSSFTPVNFDGRQIGTLYLLSDLDSFYAGLGAIIGGVCCAFVLLGCFSWILAGLLQKPVSDPLLRLATLMKQISQEKDYSVRAFVTSQDEIGALVKGFNGMLAQIERHQRQLNHHRQNLEKTVAARTAELQFALGELEIARNQADAANAAKSDFLSRMTHELRTPLIGVLGMNELLTRTSLTEQQKMLVDTVQSSGEELLRLISDVLDFSRIEAGKMNLQPVPVELFRIIESIVELLAPQAREKNITLACQIPLDSTWRVKVDEVRMRQILMNLIGNALKFTRQGSVIVTLSCRELSGGEGVFTIEVEDTGCGMDETASRQIFDVFYQAENSDTRANKGAGLGLAIVKQLVDLMAGRIEFSSTPGKGTLFRVTVQLPLLEKVDFRLPDEAIATPLLLCAEPRADFNILRSYLDQLGCRSVVAENAADVFYQLSSARRRGESFQLLLVGQMVCLPDGRPLFQALREDEYNHDLRRIVIWNDHSRVVPMLSGETRLSGPLTWSGLVDAIRQSHHQLHLVTGKKQPEVTAEQVSTESAPRIMVVSSNIPSRELLRLQLSRVGFAADVAGNVNLLGELQSYVMVIYDLPHLNEGDLLQFLADLKEPRPLTVVLAEKGLPPAMSSHVDECLLKPFDMASLERILAPLQKAATAGDDGERGH
- a CDS encoding LVIVD repeat-containing protein, with the translated sequence MKISKLVVLFLALAGLLGAVLVAVWYWPTRFSQEELSLTFVKAAPMSGGGSQLTLDLTGTGFDRETSVNLLVSIDNNQAVVGSFPLPGIFNESLVYGHMLYLGSNNDGLKVLDLSNPRQPRLLGDYLAGRRVVHINRSGELMFVAHGKLGVSVMKIQPDGLLTHAADIPTRHIITKTIYRDGLLYAAAGDDGLLVFDVTQLSHIHLVKQMAAGEFITDLAMSGDFLFLVSPHLSGLKIIDLRTPERTKVMPTFPLAETPRQITFMNDLLYVATSHGISVFAVESAGRLVFKQHLTDFVSAEKLFFGNQRVYISDSSSAVRILDLPRGRLSDGYLFASEIRSIAESGDYLYVVGSNTGILIVESKALIQKSSVKLIDTPGDAHDILVRDGVMYVADGRRGVALTELAAAGKALHGFSSFWGQALLAKGDLLFVAHGKQGIGVYDLSRPRSPVAIGRWPTLPARQLAMVGRYLVVANGIDGLSCIDYADIEALLVRDSLSDLQPLQIYSSGSLLYVTTKNKGLAIFELSTDGHFMLLSTLNLPFPMNYFDLPAGIEVAAGIAYIADGRSGLLVVDVSQPGKPEILASMALPGESKGLLVSGGMAYVISGQYGVTVVDIQRPAKPRVVGRYKVAGLSRRLAQDNGYLYLTRSKGGVLVVPLPVPAEKIELISNEHLRASFPAPTVPGAYDLQVGRRAELVIEQGYLDYP